A window of Variovorax sp. HW608 genomic DNA:
CACAGATGATGGCCGAATTGGCCAAATGGTACGGCGAGGGCAGGATCAAGCCCGTCATCGACAGCACCATGCCCATGGCGGACCTCAAGGCCGCCTACGCGCACATGGGCTCGCGCGGCGTGAAGGGCAAGCTGGTTCTCGTCAACTGAGGGCACCACGGCACGGCCCAATAAAAAAGCCCGCGGATCGCGGGCTTTTTAGTTGACGGCCAAGGGCTTACTTGATTTCGAAGTCGGACAGCGATTTACCCGCGGCCAGCGCCTCCGTCACCCAGCGCGGCTTGCGACCGCGACCGCCGGACCAGGTCTCTCCTGTCGGGCTGCGGTACTTTGCAGCCGCCTTTGCAGGAGCCGCCAGCGCATTCCTTCTGCCGCCACGCCCCGTGAGTTTCAGATCGGAGGCGGTCAAACCGTATTCCGCGATCTTCTTGCGCACTTCCTCGATCACGCCGGCCCGCTCCTGATTCCTGAGCTCTTCGGCCTGCTTGCGCAATTGCGCGATCTGTTCATCGTGCTTCTTGATCTGGGAATTGATGTCGGCAAGGGTCGAGGCCATCGGTGCTAATCCTCCGAATTGGAAAGTAAAAATTCTAATTGAGATTCCAATTGCGGCAAACGAGGCGCACAAAAAAAAGCGCCGACCTCGGGGTCGGCGCTTTTGATCAATGCAGTTTGGGGTGGCTGATGGGACTCGAACCCACGACGACCAGAATCACAATCTGGGACTCTACCAACTGAGCTACAGCCACCGCAGAGCCCGCGATTGTAGCGTGAAAAACTACCGTTCGGCGCTGATGGCGGAATCCGACGGCTTCGGTACCAAGATTTCCGCCTTGAAGCGGTTCTTCAGCATGTCGTAGTAGGCGGCCGTCTCGGCGGCGCCGACGGCCTGTGCGTACTGCTCGCTTTCCTGCTTGGCCACTTCCGGCGTCGGCGGCGTGCGCGGCACGGTCTTGACGACGCGCACGACGGCAAAGCCTTGCGCGCCCAGATCGGCCCCGACCAGCACCGGCAGCTTGGCGCTGTCGGCGCGCAGGGCGGCCTCGATCACCTGCGGCGGCTGGGATTGCACTTCCAGCCTCGAGACCGTGACGGGCGAACCGAAGGCAGCGCCGGCCGGGTCAGCCTGCCAGGCCGCCAGCTTGGCCGTGCCCTCCGCCTTGGCGAGCGCCGCGGAGCGCTCCGCAACCAGCTGCGCCCGGACCTTGTCCTTGACTTCGTCGAACGGCAGTGCGCGCGCCGGCGAGTACTGCGTCACGCGACCGGCCGCGAGTTGGTTCGCGCCGATCTCGACGGCTTCGGTGTTGTGCTTGCGTTCGAGCGAATCGGGCGCGAAAAGCGCGTTCAGGAAATTCCGGTTTCCAAGCGGACCCGCGGCGCCCGGCATTGGCACCCGCCGGACGTTGCTCGCCGTCTGAATGGCGAGGTTCAGCTTGTCCGCCGCCGGCTTCAGGCTGTCGGGCTGCTGGTAGACGATGTCGGTGAAGGTTTCGGCCGCCTTGGCGAACTCCTGGGTTGCCTGCTGGCTGCGGACTTCGTTCTCGATCGTGGCGCGGACCTTCTCGAACGGCGGCACCACTGCCGGCTTGATGTCGTTCAGATGGATGACGTGGAAGCCGAATTCGGTTTCGACCACGTCGCTGATCTCGCCCTTCTTGAGCGCGAACATGGCATCTTCGAAAGGCTTGACCATCGCACCGCGCGTCACGAAGTCGAGGTCACCGCCCTTTTCGGCCGATCCGGGATCCTGCGAATTCTTGCGTGCCACCTCCGCGAAGGTGGCGGGCGCCTTGCGGACTTCGGCCAGCAGTTCCTCGGCCCTTGCGCGAGCCTTCTCGCGCTCGGCCGCGGGCGCGCCGGCGGGAGCGGCAATCAGGATGTGGCTCGCGCGCCGCTCTTCCTTGCTGCCGAAGCGGGCGCTGTTCTGGTCGAAGTAGCTGCGCAGATCCGCTTCGCTGACCGTGATGTTCTTCTTGGCCGCTTCGAGGTCGAGCACGAGGTACTCGACATTGGCCTCTTCCGGCGCCTGGAACTGCGCGGAATGATCCTTGTAGAAAGCCTGCAGTTCGGCGTCGGTCAGGTTGACCTTCGAAGCGAAATCGGCCGGCTTGAACAGCGCCACCTGGATTTCGCGACGGTCATAGAACGCATTGAGCGTCGCCGCGGCTTGCGCGGCGCTCGCGAACGCGGTCCCCGAAATGCCGAGCGACACCTGCTGCGTGGCGAGCTCTGCGCGGATCGCGGCTTCGTATTGCTCCGGCGTGCGGCCGGTGGCCCGCATGAAGCCTTCGCGATCGAACTTGCCATCGGGCGTACGGAAGGAGGCGAGGCCGGCGTTCTCGGCGAAAAGACGTGCAAGACGTTCCTCGGAAACCGTCATGTTCGATTTCGAAGCCGCCGCTGCGAGCACGCGATCGCGGACCATGCGCTCCAGCGTCGCATAGCGCGCGGCATCGGAATCGAGCAGGGCCGGCTCGATGTTCGGCGCCTGCTGGCGGATGCGGTCGACTTCGATGCGATGCTGCTGCTCCCATTCCGGGCGCGTGATGTCGGCGCCGTCCACGCGGGCCACCTTCTCGGCCTTGCCGCTTCCCTCGTAGCGATTGACGCCGAACAGCACGAACGACGGAATGATCAGCAAGAACAAGAACCCCATGATGATCTTGTTGTACTTGCGGAAGGAATCAAACATGCTGAAGCACTCTCTTTGACGGATTGCGAAACGGCAACAAAAAAGGCGAACACGCTGTTCGCCTTTGTGTCGGGTGGTGGGTGCTGAGGGGTTCGAACCCCCGACCTACGCCTTGTAAGGGCGCCGCTCTACCAGCTGAGCTAAGCACCCCACCGGAAACAGTGATCTCAGTTCAAGGCGTCCTTGAGCGCTTTGCCGGGACGGAACTTGGGAATCTTGGCGGCCTTGATTTTAATCGCGTCGCCGGTGCGCGGATTGCGACCGGTGCGCGCAGCGCGCTTGCCCACAGCGAAAGTACCGAAACCGACGAGCGACACCGAGCCGCCTTTCTTGAGCGTGGTCCGAATGGCGCCGATGGTGGACTCGAGTGCGCGCGTGGCGGCGGCTTTGGAGATGTCGGCGTTTTTTGCGATGTGCTCAATCAGTTCGGTCTTGTTCACAAGGGCCCCTTGCAGAAAAAATGTTGATCAGGGTCAGAAGCGATCCCGTACTCGCGACGAATGCCGCGAGCTGCGAATTGGAATTGGGTGACAGTTCTGACGCGCCGGCAGCGCACTGCCGACAGGGATTACAACCACTGGTCAAGGGGGTGTCAATACGACACTCACCCCTAGACCACAACGAGGAGCGCGATTCTAGTGGCGTTTTTGCAATGCCCCGTCAGAGGGCCTCTGCAACGGCCTTTCCGAGGTCGACCGTGCGCCCCGTACCGCCGATGTCGGGCGTGCGCGGTGCGCCGCTTCGTGGGTCGAGCACCTTCTCGATGGCGGCGAGGATCGCATCGTGCGCGGCCTTGTGGCCCAGGAACTCCAGCATCATCGCGCCGCACCAGATCTGGCCGATCGGATTGGCGATGCCCTTGCCCGCGATGTCCGGCGCCGAACCGTGCACGGGCTCGAACAGCGACGGCGTCGTGCGCTCCGGATTCAGGTTCGCGCTCGGCGCGATGCCGATCGTGCCGGTGCATGCCGGACCGAGGTCCGAGAGGATGTCGCCGAAGAGATTGCTCGCCACCACCACGTCGAAGAAGTCCGGCCGCTGCACGAAGTGCGCGGTGAGGATGTCGATGTGGAACTTGTCGAGCTTCACGCCCGGGTAGTTCTTCGACATCGCCGCGACCCGCTCGTCCCAGTAGGGCATCGTGATCGAGAT
This region includes:
- a CDS encoding H-NS histone family protein, giving the protein MASTLADINSQIKKHDEQIAQLRKQAEELRNQERAGVIEEVRKKIAEYGLTASDLKLTGRGGRRNALAAPAKAAAKYRSPTGETWSGGRGRKPRWVTEALAAGKSLSDFEIK
- a CDS encoding SurA N-terminal domain-containing protein, which codes for MFDSFRKYNKIIMGFLFLLIIPSFVLFGVNRYEGSGKAEKVARVDGADITRPEWEQQHRIEVDRIRQQAPNIEPALLDSDAARYATLERMVRDRVLAAAASKSNMTVSEERLARLFAENAGLASFRTPDGKFDREGFMRATGRTPEQYEAAIRAELATQQVSLGISGTAFASAAQAAATLNAFYDRREIQVALFKPADFASKVNLTDAELQAFYKDHSAQFQAPEEANVEYLVLDLEAAKKNITVSEADLRSYFDQNSARFGSKEERRASHILIAAPAGAPAAEREKARARAEELLAEVRKAPATFAEVARKNSQDPGSAEKGGDLDFVTRGAMVKPFEDAMFALKKGEISDVVETEFGFHVIHLNDIKPAVVPPFEKVRATIENEVRSQQATQEFAKAAETFTDIVYQQPDSLKPAADKLNLAIQTASNVRRVPMPGAAGPLGNRNFLNALFAPDSLERKHNTEAVEIGANQLAAGRVTQYSPARALPFDEVKDKVRAQLVAERSAALAKAEGTAKLAAWQADPAGAAFGSPVTVSRLEVQSQPPQVIEAALRADSAKLPVLVGADLGAQGFAVVRVVKTVPRTPPTPEVAKQESEQYAQAVGAAETAAYYDMLKNRFKAEILVPKPSDSAISAER
- a CDS encoding HU family DNA-binding protein; its protein translation is MNKTELIEHIAKNADISKAAATRALESTIGAIRTTLKKGGSVSLVGFGTFAVGKRAARTGRNPRTGDAIKIKAAKIPKFRPGKALKDALN